A part of Spiribacter vilamensis genomic DNA contains:
- a CDS encoding acyltransferase family protein, translating to MQYRPEIDGLRAIAVLPVILFHADLSLLSGGFVGVDIFFVISGYLITTIIYQEMVQGRFSMWRFYERRARRILPALFVVSLACIPFAWLWMVPNEFKDFSQSLVGVATFTSNILFWRESGYFAAAAELKPLLHTWSLAVEEQFYILYPPLLLALYRFLPKALFLIISSGALISLGLAHWASSAHPSANFYLLPSRGWELGIGALVAIHLHRRRAAAASQEEVGFNSGAPFSRSIREIAGIIGLGLIAYAIFAFDETTPFPSLWTLIPVIGVALIILAADRDTLIGRLLGLRVLVGVGLISYSAYLWHQPLFAFARIRLFEGVPDGVYWALIVATFVLAYLTWLAVEVPARKRLKLPRPKILSGAVAGLLAVGIVGGMGWIKGGLPDRNAPSGLSFSQIDASEMTEVNHGLSSTCEGSFTLSPECRTGENPSVMVWGDSYAMHLMQALTSSQASETVDFIQFTKSVCAPIFDLAITDQKRGRAWSEGCIEFNSQVNKWLQENSSVEYVIMSSPMGIISSNTYDDSGNLHPTSDSKSIVMEKLNETADYIRSVGKTPVFVAPPPRTGDNLARCVIGNLVFGSGEGSENSCSFSQGEVSSGHQRVTQFLHSSELDMAVVDLSDYLCNQSGCKAAVGKTNIFRDSGHLSHAGSALVGRESNLLGAVMAAADSYAVNEETTH from the coding sequence GTGCAGTACCGTCCCGAGATTGACGGCCTTCGTGCGATTGCTGTTCTCCCCGTTATCCTCTTCCACGCTGACTTGTCCCTGCTCTCCGGCGGCTTTGTCGGCGTCGATATCTTCTTTGTCATCAGCGGCTACCTGATTACCACCATCATCTACCAGGAGATGGTTCAGGGCCGGTTCTCCATGTGGCGTTTCTACGAACGGCGCGCTCGGCGCATCCTTCCCGCCCTGTTCGTAGTCTCACTCGCCTGTATTCCCTTCGCCTGGCTCTGGATGGTGCCAAACGAGTTCAAGGACTTCAGTCAGAGCCTGGTCGGTGTGGCGACCTTCACCTCCAATATCCTCTTTTGGCGGGAGAGCGGATATTTTGCCGCTGCCGCCGAATTAAAGCCCCTGCTGCACACATGGTCACTGGCGGTTGAAGAGCAGTTCTACATTCTCTATCCGCCGCTGTTGCTTGCGCTCTACCGCTTCCTCCCGAAAGCGCTATTTTTGATTATCAGCTCAGGGGCTCTGATAAGCCTGGGTCTCGCCCACTGGGCTTCTTCGGCGCACCCTAGTGCCAATTTCTACCTGCTGCCCTCGCGTGGTTGGGAGCTCGGCATTGGTGCTTTGGTAGCGATACATCTCCACCGCCGGCGAGCTGCAGCTGCGTCACAAGAAGAGGTTGGTTTCAACAGTGGTGCGCCTTTCTCCCGCTCGATACGGGAGATCGCCGGTATTATCGGTCTGGGCCTGATCGCCTACGCCATATTCGCCTTCGACGAGACCACTCCCTTCCCGAGCCTCTGGACGCTGATCCCAGTCATTGGCGTTGCGCTGATCATTCTCGCCGCTGATCGCGACACCCTGATCGGACGCTTACTTGGTCTTCGTGTGCTGGTTGGTGTTGGTCTGATCAGCTACAGCGCCTACCTATGGCATCAGCCGCTGTTTGCCTTCGCACGTATCCGGCTCTTTGAGGGCGTGCCAGATGGGGTCTATTGGGCGCTGATCGTTGCTACCTTCGTATTGGCCTACCTGACATGGCTTGCCGTTGAAGTGCCTGCTCGCAAGCGACTCAAACTGCCTCGACCCAAAATTCTCTCAGGTGCCGTCGCCGGTCTTTTGGCGGTCGGCATTGTCGGGGGGATGGGCTGGATAAAGGGCGGTCTTCCAGACCGAAATGCTCCTTCTGGATTGAGCTTTTCTCAGATCGACGCCTCTGAAATGACCGAGGTTAATCATGGGCTCAGCAGCACCTGCGAAGGATCGTTTACTCTGTCGCCAGAATGCCGCACAGGAGAAAATCCCTCGGTCATGGTTTGGGGTGATAGCTATGCAATGCATTTAATGCAAGCACTGACCTCCAGTCAGGCTTCGGAAACTGTCGATTTTATTCAGTTTACGAAATCTGTATGCGCCCCCATCTTCGACTTGGCGATTACAGACCAAAAACGTGGCCGTGCATGGTCGGAGGGATGCATAGAATTCAACAGTCAAGTAAATAAATGGCTGCAAGAAAATTCCAGTGTTGAATATGTAATCATGTCGTCCCCGATGGGGATAATATCCAGCAATACCTATGATGATAGCGGAAATCTACACCCAACATCCGATTCCAAATCTATCGTAATGGAAAAACTAAACGAAACCGCTGATTACATCAGGAGTGTTGGTAAAACGCCTGTTTTTGTTGCTCCCCCTCCCAGAACTGGTGACAACCTTGCTCGCTGCGTCATTGGAAACCTTGTTTTCGGCAGCGGAGAAGGATCAGAAAATAGTTGTAGCTTCTCTCAAGGGGAAGTTAGCTCGGGTCATCAGCGTGTCACCCAGTTTCTCCATAGCTCTGAGCTCGACATGGCGGTAGTAGATCTATCAGACTATTTGTGTAATCAAAGTGGATGCAAAGCAGCTGTCGGAAAAACAAATATCTTTCGTGATTCCGGACACCTTTCCCATGCCGGGTCAGCACTTGTCGGTCGAGAAAGCAATCTTCTGGGTGCGGTTATGGCAGCGGCCGACAGCTATGCTGTAAATGAAGAGACGACGCATTAG
- a CDS encoding type II toxin-antitoxin system CcdA family antitoxin, whose protein sequence is MFPRSEAFMPKPAKKRINVTVDPDLLDEAKALDLNLSAELEARLREVIVPTRIEAWHQANDENIAAYNRRVKSRTIPTFGTRTR, encoded by the coding sequence ATGTTCCCGCGCAGCGAAGCTTTCATGCCCAAGCCGGCCAAAAAACGCATCAACGTCACCGTCGACCCGGACCTGCTCGACGAAGCCAAAGCGCTTGACCTGAATCTCTCCGCCGAGCTCGAGGCGCGTCTGCGCGAGGTGATTGTCCCCACCCGCATCGAGGCGTGGCACCAGGCCAACGACGAGAATATCGCCGCCTACAACCGCCGGGTGAAAAGTCGCACGATCCCAACTTTCGGCACCCGCACCCGATAG
- a CDS encoding CcdB family protein, with translation MLRTPPSDYAVHLVNRGFEDRNAPYVVCLQSFVLQRLDTVVVAPIYHALNGGQVIGQLNLRVDLDCDPGANLVLTISEMAGIARRDLGERVDSLWGDGDRILGAIELVFTGMG, from the coding sequence ATGCTGAGAACCCCACCGTCCGATTACGCCGTCCACCTCGTAAACCGCGGTTTCGAAGACCGCAACGCGCCCTACGTCGTCTGCCTGCAGAGCTTCGTTCTGCAACGACTCGACACCGTTGTCGTCGCACCGATCTACCACGCGCTGAATGGCGGACAGGTCATCGGCCAGCTCAACCTACGCGTCGATCTGGACTGCGACCCGGGGGCAAACCTGGTTCTCACGATTTCGGAGATGGCGGGAATCGCGCGGCGCGATCTCGGCGAGAGAGTCGATAGCCTGTGGGGTGATGGCGACCGAATCCTTGGAGCGATCGAGCTGGTTTTTACCGGAATGGGGTGA
- a CDS encoding Dps family protein has translation MATPAINIGIEENARVEIADGVSRVLADSYALYLKTHNFHWNVTGPMFNTLHMMFEEQYTELATAVDEIAERIRALGARAPSSFSEYSRLTSVPEETSTPNAQDMIRQLVTDHEIVARTAREVFVTADEAHDEPTADLLTERMKLHEKTAWMLRSMLE, from the coding sequence ATGGCCACGCCTGCAATCAATATTGGTATCGAAGAAAACGCCCGCGTCGAGATCGCCGACGGCGTCAGCCGTGTGCTGGCGGACAGCTACGCGCTGTATCTCAAGACCCACAACTTCCACTGGAACGTGACCGGTCCGATGTTTAACACCTTGCACATGATGTTCGAGGAGCAGTACACGGAGCTGGCGACGGCGGTGGATGAGATCGCCGAGCGCATCCGGGCGCTGGGCGCACGGGCGCCGAGCAGCTTCAGCGAGTACTCGCGGCTGACCTCCGTTCCGGAGGAAACCTCGACGCCGAACGCCCAGGATATGATCCGTCAGCTGGTGACCGATCACGAGATCGTGGCCCGGACCGCCCGCGAGGTGTTTGTCACCGCGGACGAGGCCCACGACGAGCCGACGGCCGATCTGCTCACCGAGCGTATGAAGCTCCATGAGAAGACCGCGTGGATGCTGCGGAGCATGCTCGAGTAA
- a CDS encoding DMT family transporter, with protein MPAWLLLIGAVTMEVIGTTALKMSEGFSRFWPSATTVAAYMLAFIALGFVLKRMEVGVAYAIWAGLGTAMVAMVGVLFFGESMDWIKASSLMLIVLGLVGLNLAG; from the coding sequence ATGCCCGCCTGGCTGTTGCTGATCGGCGCGGTCACCATGGAGGTGATCGGTACGACCGCGCTCAAAATGTCCGAAGGTTTTTCCCGGTTCTGGCCGAGCGCCACGACGGTCGCGGCCTATATGCTCGCTTTTATCGCGCTGGGGTTCGTGTTGAAGCGCATGGAAGTGGGCGTGGCCTATGCGATCTGGGCCGGCCTGGGGACGGCGATGGTGGCGATGGTCGGCGTGTTGTTCTTTGGTGAGTCGATGGACTGGATCAAGGCGAGTAGCCTGATGTTGATCGTGCTGGGACTCGTGGGGTTGAACCTGGCGGGATGA
- a CDS encoding O-antigen ligase family protein — protein sequence MRLDRAVIAGVLALLVWMPVPLASNRPASAAFIVLAVGGLLVLWGAHLLRDPLRQSWRAVRAGVIPLGLLLAVQGWVAVQYVGGLSSDPGATMEYLALGLAYTGLFALVLGVFTTRKRLNWLLGVLVVSGTLQAFYGALLVLTDFSWLAIGSDSGGVVSGTFVNRNHLAGYLEMTLACGIGWMLALREDRDFRWHHLAELLIGPKARIRLALIIMVIALVMSHSRMGNTAFFSSLIIMGGLFTLATPEHRGRNALILVSVLVIDVLVISQWFGLEELQQRLADTRFEDEVAMVEDDSGATREVVVRRENVDRDDVFAYALPQWRERPVAGFGAGTFETSFQRFPGRDVTALFDHAHNDFLQFAIEYGVVGVLPLAGFVVFAFYRALAPVWQRRSLYRSGVGMGAAMGILALMIHSSTDFNLQIPANAATFVVLCAIAVLANAHHRGHRRPST from the coding sequence ATGAGGCTGGATCGGGCGGTAATCGCCGGGGTGCTGGCGCTGCTGGTGTGGATGCCCGTGCCGCTTGCGAGTAACCGACCGGCCTCGGCGGCGTTCATCGTGCTGGCCGTGGGCGGGCTGCTGGTGTTGTGGGGGGCGCATCTGCTGCGTGATCCGCTGCGTCAGTCGTGGCGGGCGGTGCGCGCCGGCGTCATCCCGCTGGGCCTGTTGCTCGCCGTGCAGGGGTGGGTGGCCGTGCAGTATGTCGGCGGGTTGAGCAGCGATCCGGGGGCGACCATGGAGTACCTGGCGCTGGGGCTTGCCTACACCGGGCTGTTTGCGCTGGTGCTGGGGGTCTTTACGACCCGCAAGCGGCTCAACTGGCTGCTCGGCGTGCTTGTGGTGAGCGGGACGCTGCAGGCGTTCTATGGCGCGTTGCTGGTGCTGACCGACTTCAGCTGGCTGGCGATCGGTTCGGACAGCGGCGGGGTGGTCAGCGGCACATTTGTCAATCGCAATCACCTCGCCGGCTACCTGGAGATGACGCTTGCCTGCGGGATCGGCTGGATGCTCGCCCTGCGCGAAGACCGGGATTTCCGCTGGCATCACCTGGCGGAGCTTCTGATCGGGCCGAAGGCGCGGATCCGCCTGGCGCTGATCATCATGGTGATCGCGCTGGTGATGAGTCATTCGCGGATGGGCAACACGGCGTTTTTCTCGAGCCTGATCATCATGGGCGGGCTGTTCACGCTGGCGACGCCCGAGCACCGCGGCCGCAATGCGCTGATCCTGGTGAGCGTGCTTGTCATCGATGTGCTGGTGATCAGCCAGTGGTTCGGCCTCGAGGAGCTCCAGCAGCGCTTGGCCGATACGCGCTTCGAGGACGAAGTGGCGATGGTGGAGGACGATTCCGGGGCGACCCGCGAGGTCGTGGTGCGCCGCGAGAATGTCGATCGCGATGATGTGTTTGCCTATGCCTTACCACAGTGGCGCGAACGTCCGGTGGCGGGCTTCGGCGCGGGGACATTCGAGACGAGCTTCCAACGCTTCCCCGGCCGGGATGTCACGGCGCTGTTCGACCATGCCCACAACGATTTCCTGCAGTTCGCCATCGAGTACGGGGTGGTCGGGGTACTGCCGCTGGCGGGGTTCGTGGTGTTCGCGTTCTACCGCGCGCTGGCGCCGGTCTGGCAGCGGCGGTCGCTGTATCGCAGTGGTGTCGGGATGGGCGCCGCGATGGGGATACTGGCGTTGATGATCCACAGCAGTACGGATTTCAACCTGCAGATCCCGGCGAATGCGGCGACGTTCGTGGTGCTGTGTGCCATCGCGGTCCTGGCGAACGCCCATCATCGGGGGCATCGTCGGCCTTCGACTTAA
- a CDS encoding tyrosine-protein phosphatase has protein sequence MIDLHNHLLPGIDDGAEDMAEALAMARLAVADGVTHLVCTPHIHPGLYDNTAEGIDAVLRDYRQALDAAGVDLTVTAAAEVRFGLEVMTGAQAGTLPLLGEWEGQRVLLLEFPHTEIPFGAERLTEWLIARDIRPMIAHPERNRDIVNDPGKLRPFLEQGCLTQVTASALTGQFGPGSQSRAEQLVSEGAATCLASDAHNTGNRPPCLSRGVAAAAALIGKEAATTLGRDNPWRIVAGSFTAAAAS, from the coding sequence ATGATCGATCTGCATAATCACCTGCTGCCGGGTATCGATGACGGCGCCGAGGACATGGCCGAGGCACTGGCCATGGCGCGGCTGGCCGTGGCGGATGGGGTGACGCACCTGGTCTGCACCCCGCATATCCACCCCGGGCTCTACGACAACACCGCCGAGGGCATCGACGCGGTCCTGCGGGACTATCGGCAGGCCCTCGACGCGGCAGGGGTCGACCTGACCGTGACGGCGGCGGCGGAGGTGCGCTTCGGTCTGGAGGTAATGACCGGAGCCCAGGCGGGGACGCTGCCCCTGCTCGGCGAATGGGAGGGGCAGCGGGTCCTGCTGCTGGAATTCCCGCACACGGAGATCCCGTTCGGCGCCGAGCGACTGACGGAGTGGCTGATCGCCCGCGATATCCGCCCGATGATCGCCCACCCGGAGCGTAACCGCGATATCGTCAATGACCCCGGCAAGCTCCGCCCCTTCCTCGAGCAGGGTTGCCTCACACAGGTGACGGCCAGCGCCCTGACCGGGCAGTTCGGGCCGGGGTCGCAGTCCCGAGCCGAACAGCTGGTGAGCGAGGGCGCGGCGACCTGTCTGGCCTCGGACGCGCACAACACGGGCAACCGGCCGCCGTGCCTGTCCCGGGGCGTGGCCGCCGCGGCCGCCCTGATTGGCAAGGAAGCCGCTACCACGCTGGGACGCGACAACCCCTGGCGCATCGTGGCGGGCAGCTTCACCGCCGCCGCTGCAAGCTGA
- a CDS encoding GumC family protein, which produces MATNNPGTAQPDDDDVIDLRKLWVTLMRHKWGIITLPLLVAMLVYLYVSTLTPIYRGTSTLLIESDRGNVVGIQGVDSMAAGREYLQTQFELLKSRGLAEKVVRDLNLTDHPEFDPEQQEPPLIDLAALTDWRGWIRAIGLDDMISVTQPEELAPNELTDEQRFERVVSAFRGRVTVEPRRNTQLVDIQVEMADPQTAAEAATALANGYIERQLQARLDMTEQATGWMSDRMAELKEQLKQSERKLQAYVEKEDLIDMDGVTTVEGSELSQLNSRLVEARQALARAENQYQQIADVTDASWREQATVPVVRSNKLVSDFLAEEAQARAKVDELSQRYGPRHPTMIEAQNELNSATESLRNQVRQVVASIEQKYELAQADLNSLKQAFENNREAIREVQSKEFRFQELQREVETNRTLYNTFLNRLKETTATADVQDANARVVDDAVVPRGAVKPRKARITLISAVLALLGSIGLALLREQFDNRVRGSGDVEDKLGLPMLGLLPLQKKRMERKQIARLYSSDRDRAFSEAVRTIRTGVVLSGLDDPHKIIVVTSSTPGEGKTSLVSNLGAALGQMERVLVLEADMRKPTFRRIFDFDDDRFGLADVAAGNATSEQAIQSFDGMDVMACGTLPPNPLELLSTRRFTELLEKLATQYDRIIIDAPPVQAVSDPLVLATQASTVIYMVKSDATPVPLIRKGLERLAEVNAPLAGIVLDHVDVKKSRKYGYGYGYGSKYGAEGYYDYYGYSSAQR; this is translated from the coding sequence ATGGCGACGAATAACCCGGGAACGGCCCAACCCGATGACGATGACGTCATCGATCTCCGCAAGCTCTGGGTCACACTCATGCGCCACAAGTGGGGGATCATCACGCTCCCGCTGCTCGTGGCCATGCTGGTCTACCTGTATGTCTCGACGCTGACCCCTATTTACCGGGGGACCAGTACGCTGCTGATCGAGTCCGATCGCGGTAACGTGGTGGGTATCCAGGGCGTCGATTCCATGGCGGCCGGTCGCGAGTATCTGCAGACGCAGTTCGAGCTGCTCAAATCCCGCGGTCTCGCCGAGAAAGTGGTCCGCGACCTGAACCTGACCGATCATCCCGAGTTCGATCCCGAGCAGCAGGAACCGCCGCTGATCGATCTCGCCGCGCTCACCGACTGGCGGGGCTGGATACGCGCGATCGGCCTGGACGACATGATCTCGGTGACGCAGCCCGAGGAGCTGGCACCGAACGAGCTGACCGACGAGCAACGCTTCGAGCGCGTCGTTAGCGCCTTCCGGGGTCGCGTCACGGTCGAGCCGCGGCGTAACACGCAGCTCGTCGACATCCAGGTGGAAATGGCCGATCCCCAGACCGCTGCCGAGGCGGCCACCGCGCTTGCCAATGGCTACATCGAGCGCCAGCTCCAGGCCCGCCTCGACATGACCGAGCAGGCCACCGGCTGGATGAGCGATCGCATGGCCGAGCTCAAGGAGCAGCTCAAGCAGTCCGAGCGCAAGCTGCAGGCCTATGTCGAGAAGGAGGACCTGATCGACATGGACGGCGTCACCACGGTGGAGGGCTCGGAGCTCAGCCAGCTCAACAGCCGCCTGGTGGAGGCCCGCCAGGCACTGGCCCGGGCGGAGAACCAGTACCAGCAGATCGCCGATGTGACGGATGCCAGCTGGCGAGAGCAGGCGACGGTGCCGGTGGTCCGCAGTAACAAACTGGTCTCGGATTTCCTTGCCGAGGAGGCTCAGGCGCGCGCCAAGGTGGACGAGCTCTCCCAGCGTTATGGCCCGCGGCACCCGACCATGATCGAGGCGCAGAACGAGCTGAACTCCGCCACCGAGAGCCTGCGCAACCAGGTTCGGCAGGTGGTCGCGAGCATCGAGCAGAAATACGAGCTGGCCCAGGCCGATCTGAATTCGCTGAAACAGGCATTCGAGAACAACCGCGAGGCGATTCGCGAGGTCCAGAGCAAGGAGTTTCGCTTCCAGGAGCTCCAGCGCGAGGTGGAGACCAACCGCACGCTCTACAACACCTTCCTCAATCGCCTGAAGGAGACGACGGCGACCGCGGATGTCCAGGACGCCAACGCCCGTGTGGTGGACGACGCGGTGGTGCCGCGCGGCGCGGTCAAACCCCGCAAGGCACGGATTACGCTGATCTCGGCCGTCCTCGCCCTTCTGGGCTCGATTGGCCTGGCGTTGCTGCGCGAGCAGTTCGATAACCGCGTCCGCGGTAGTGGCGATGTCGAGGACAAGCTCGGCCTGCCCATGCTCGGCCTGCTGCCGCTGCAGAAAAAGCGTATGGAGCGTAAGCAGATCGCGCGGCTCTACTCCTCCGATCGGGATCGGGCCTTCTCCGAGGCCGTGCGCACCATCCGGACCGGTGTCGTGCTCTCGGGACTGGATGATCCCCACAAGATTATCGTGGTGACGTCATCGACGCCGGGCGAGGGCAAGACCTCGCTGGTCTCGAACCTCGGTGCCGCGCTGGGGCAGATGGAGCGCGTCCTGGTGCTCGAGGCGGATATGCGCAAACCCACGTTCCGCCGGATCTTCGATTTCGACGACGACCGGTTCGGGCTTGCCGATGTGGCGGCGGGCAATGCCACGAGTGAGCAGGCCATCCAGTCCTTCGACGGCATGGATGTCATGGCCTGCGGGACGCTGCCGCCCAATCCGCTGGAGCTGCTCTCCACCCGGCGCTTTACCGAGCTGCTGGAGAAGCTGGCGACGCAGTACGATCGCATCATCATCGATGCGCCGCCGGTGCAGGCGGTCAGCGACCCGCTGGTGCTCGCCACGCAGGCCAGCACCGTGATCTACATGGTCAAGTCCGACGCCACGCCGGTGCCGCTGATCCGCAAGGGCCTCGAGCGCCTGGCGGAGGTCAACGCGCCGCTTGCCGGCATCGTCCTCGACCACGTCGACGTCAAGAAATCGCGTAAGTACGGCTACGGTTACGGCTATGGCAGCAAGTACGGCGCCGAGGGCTACTACGACTACTACGGCTACAGCAGCGCCCAGCGCTGA
- a CDS encoding polysaccharide biosynthesis/export family protein yields MAQSRRALCMLMALLLGLVSMSAAQGQNANDRYRLGSGDVISIRVFGEEQLSFDRLRLSDAATVPYPFLGEVRAKGRTPVELEQLITEGLKGDYLINPRVTVNVIEYRQFYINGEVEDPGGYAFQPGMTVRKAIALAGGVTDRASTNKMFVTREGDPEGRERSVELETRLRPGDILTIDESFF; encoded by the coding sequence TTGGCGCAATCCAGGCGCGCCCTGTGCATGTTGATGGCCCTACTGCTGGGCCTGGTCAGTATGTCCGCCGCACAGGGCCAGAACGCGAATGACCGTTACCGACTGGGTTCTGGAGATGTCATCAGCATTCGGGTATTCGGCGAGGAGCAGCTCAGTTTCGATCGGCTCCGTCTGAGCGATGCGGCGACAGTGCCCTATCCTTTCCTCGGTGAGGTCCGGGCCAAGGGCCGAACACCGGTCGAGCTCGAGCAGCTGATCACCGAGGGATTGAAGGGCGACTACCTCATCAACCCCCGCGTCACGGTCAACGTTATCGAGTATCGCCAGTTCTACATCAACGGCGAGGTCGAGGATCCCGGCGGCTATGCCTTCCAGCCCGGCATGACGGTGCGTAAGGCCATCGCGCTGGCGGGCGGCGTCACGGATCGCGCCTCGACCAATAAAATGTTCGTGACCCGCGAAGGCGACCCCGAGGGACGCGAACGATCGGTCGAGCTCGAGACCCGGCTACGGCCCGGCGACATCCTCACTATCGATGAGAGTTTCTTCTAG
- a CDS encoding outer membrane beta-barrel protein, producing MQRYQSGAALLAAAALLTTAGTAHAVDPMPLNQDGPFEFIPTIKVSQGYDDNVNESADGDEESSNVTKVAPSFLLRAQEQANRYQLRYTPSFQRYSHDSDENRVNHNAAATAQLTLDSRNRLGLGLTANRNQSTPGDSEGDPDEGDINERLAFNGDYTFGARGAQGQIELDGGYVWNRYANNLTGTANNQSEEYDSPRFGARFLWRASPKTQLFVEGRYADFNYTWSESRLDSENLSASVGARWQATAKTSGSFQVGRQEKSFDDATKSDEDVNSWQAQVTWSPETYSSVTLATANTLEEGSEASAGKSRENAVEQTTYSINWDYAWSGRVNTNLGYSLLEEDSVGGNLDGQSEETDTVTAGVSYSFRRWLDFGFETRFKDNSADVGDGYDRNTYFLTATLSL from the coding sequence ATGCAACGCTATCAATCCGGTGCTGCGCTGCTTGCCGCGGCCGCCCTGCTGACGACCGCTGGCACGGCTCATGCCGTCGACCCGATGCCCCTCAATCAGGATGGGCCGTTCGAGTTCATTCCCACGATCAAGGTCAGCCAAGGCTACGACGACAACGTCAACGAATCCGCAGATGGCGATGAGGAGAGCTCGAACGTCACCAAGGTCGCGCCGAGCTTCCTGCTTCGCGCCCAGGAGCAGGCGAATCGCTATCAGCTGCGCTACACGCCCAGCTTCCAGCGCTATAGCCACGACAGCGATGAGAATCGCGTCAATCATAACGCCGCCGCGACGGCACAATTGACGCTGGACTCCCGGAACCGCCTGGGGCTGGGGCTGACGGCCAATCGCAACCAGTCGACTCCCGGGGACTCCGAGGGCGACCCGGACGAGGGCGATATCAACGAGCGCCTCGCGTTCAACGGTGACTACACCTTCGGCGCCCGCGGCGCACAGGGCCAGATCGAGCTGGACGGCGGCTACGTCTGGAACCGCTACGCCAATAACTTGACGGGCACCGCCAACAACCAGTCCGAGGAATACGACAGTCCCCGGTTCGGGGCGAGGTTCCTTTGGCGAGCGAGTCCCAAGACCCAGCTGTTCGTCGAGGGCCGTTACGCCGACTTCAACTACACCTGGTCCGAAAGCAGACTCGACAGTGAAAACCTCAGCGCCTCCGTCGGTGCACGCTGGCAGGCAACCGCCAAGACCTCCGGCAGTTTCCAGGTAGGCCGCCAGGAAAAAAGCTTTGACGATGCCACCAAGTCCGATGAGGACGTTAATAGCTGGCAGGCACAGGTGACCTGGAGCCCCGAGACCTATTCCTCGGTGACGCTCGCCACGGCGAATACGCTGGAAGAGGGCAGTGAGGCATCTGCCGGCAAGAGTCGTGAGAACGCCGTTGAGCAGACCACCTATTCCATCAACTGGGATTACGCCTGGAGCGGTCGGGTGAACACCAACCTCGGCTACAGCCTCCTTGAGGAAGATTCCGTGGGCGGCAATTTGGATGGACAGAGCGAGGAGACCGATACCGTGACGGCCGGAGTCTCGTACAGCTTCCGCCGCTGGCTGGACTTCGGGTTCGAGACCCGGTTCAAGGACAATAGCGCTGATGTCGGTGACGGCTACGACCGGAATACCTACTTCCTGACCGCCACCCTGAGTCTGTGA
- a CDS encoding AbrB/MazE/SpoVT family DNA-binding domain-containing protein, with protein sequence MLAKRTSKNQITLPKAIVESTGAADYYEVSVDAGRIVLAPVRLQQAEAVREKLKALGIDEQDVGDAVSWARQRS encoded by the coding sequence ATGCTCGCCAAACGCACCAGCAAGAATCAAATCACGCTGCCCAAGGCCATCGTCGAGTCAACCGGCGCCGCCGATTACTACGAGGTGAGTGTTGACGCAGGTCGCATCGTGCTAGCGCCCGTGCGTCTGCAACAGGCCGAAGCCGTGCGGGAAAAACTCAAGGCGCTGGGCATTGATGAGCAGGATGTTGGCGATGCCGTTAGCTGGGCAAGACAGCGCTCGTGA
- a CDS encoding putative toxin-antitoxin system toxin component, PIN family yields MTTPRVVLDTNCLVSALLFSNRRTDWLRTGWQARRFIPLASHATAAELLRVLAYPKFQLSADEQEALLADYLPWVETITVTTAGRALPAIDDPDDRMFLLLADVADANALVSGDKHLQAVKGEFSIPIVSASEFADWLT; encoded by the coding sequence GTGACGACACCTCGCGTGGTGCTCGATACCAACTGCCTGGTTTCGGCACTGCTATTCTCAAACAGGCGTACGGACTGGCTGCGCACGGGTTGGCAGGCCCGGCGTTTCATTCCACTCGCAAGCCATGCCACCGCCGCCGAGCTGCTTCGGGTCCTCGCCTACCCCAAATTCCAGCTGTCGGCCGATGAACAGGAAGCGCTGCTGGCCGATTATCTGCCATGGGTAGAGACCATCACCGTGACGACGGCCGGCCGAGCACTACCCGCGATCGACGACCCTGATGACAGGATGTTTCTGCTGCTCGCAGATGTCGCCGATGCCAATGCTCTGGTCAGCGGCGACAAGCACCTTCAAGCGGTGAAAGGGGAATTCTCTATCCCGATCGTCAGCGCCTCGGAATTCGCCGACTGGCTCACCTGA
- a CDS encoding type II toxin-antitoxin system CcdA family antitoxin, with amino-acid sequence MRKRDNWQQENASALASSNAYVEANGLPLARHRRF; translated from the coding sequence GTGCGCAAGCGCGACAACTGGCAACAGGAAAATGCCAGCGCCTTGGCAAGTTCGAATGCATACGTTGAGGCGAACGGCTTGCCTCTGGCTCGGCATCGCCGGTTCTGA